The sequence below is a genomic window from Proteus vulgaris.
TTAGTCATTGCTGATGCCCGTTATCAAAATATTGAGCGCATCTGTCATGCAGTGATTAATATGGAGTCCATTAAGCCAAATATCCTGACACAAAATATCGATAAAGTGATATTAAACCGTTGGTTAGGCGTACCTATCTTCCTATTTGTCATGTATTTAATGTTTGTACTTGCGATTAACATCGGTGGTGCATTACAACCTGCTTTTGAAGGTGGCTCTGAAGCTATCTTTATTCATGGTATTCAATGGATTGGTGCAACTTTTAACTTCCCTGAATGGCTGACAATTTTCCTTGCTCAAGGTGTCGGTGGTGGTATCAATACTGTTCTTCCATTAGTGCCACAAATCGGGATGATGTATCTCTTTTTATCTATCCTTGAAGACTCAGGTTATATGGCTCGTGCCGCATTTGTTATGGATAGATTGATGCAGGCTCTGGGTTTACCGGGTAAATCATTCGTACCACTGATTGTCGGTTTTGGTTGTAACGTACCTTCTATTATGGGTGCGCGTACTCTTGATGCACCAAGAGAGCGATTAATCACCGTATTAATGGCACCGTTTATGTCTTGTGGTGCTCGTTTAGCTATCTTCGCGGTATTTGCGGCAGCCTTCTTTGGTAAAAACGGCGCGAGTGTTGTTTTCTCACTTTATCTTCTCGGTATTGTGGTTGCTATCCTGACTGGCTTGCTGCTAAAACACACCATTATGCGCGGTGAAGCGTCACCTTTCGTGATGGAACTACCTGTTTATCACGTTCCCCACCTAAAAACGTTACTCATGCAAACATGGCAACGTCTAAAAGGTTTCGTTGTACGTGCAGGTAAAGTCATCATTATTGCGAGTATGTTTATTGGTGCGCTAAATAGCTTTACCTTCTCTGGAAAACCTGCGGATAACATCAATGATTCTGCATTAGCTTCTGTCAGTAAAGTTATCACGCCATTACTGCAACCTATTGGTGTTCACAATGATAACTGGCAAGCAACAGTTGGTTTAGTCACTGGTGCGATGGCAAAAGAAGTGGTTGTGGGAACATTAAATACCCTCTATACCGCAGAAAGCATTGTTAATGAGCCATTTGATCCTGAAGAATTCGACCTGTGGGGAGAAATTGGTGATGCCTTTGGTGAAACATGGGATAGCTTAAAAGAGACCTTCACTTTAGCTGCACTTTCTAACCCAATTGAAGCCAGTAAAGGTGATGGTGAAATGGATACCGGCACAATGGGAACCATGGGCGCTAAATTCGGTTCAGGCATTGCTGCTTATAGCTACTTAATCTTTGTTTTACTGTATGTACCTTGTGTTTCAGTAATGGGTGCTATCGCTCGTGAAACTAGCCGGGGCTGGATGACCTTCTCTATTCTTTGGGGATTAAATATTGCTTACTCACTGGCTGCGCTGTTCTATCAAACCGCAACCTTTAGCGAGCATCCACAAAGCAGTACAATCACCATTGCTGCGGTTGTGATATTTAACTTAGTTCTATTTATCTTGTTGCGTAATGCTCGTAATCGTCTAACAATTAACTTAAGCAATAAGTCATCATTGACTAAACAATGTTGTTCAAAAGGTAGCTGTCACTAAGTGACAAAGGAAAAGTAAGATGGCCAGTTTGATAGAAGTACGTGATTGTATCGCCCTTAATGGTCGAGCCGATGCCCGTCTTATCAGCCATCAACTCAATATGCCTGAACCGTTGGTGCAAGCAATGTTAGAGCGGCTCACATTGATGGGTAAGCTTCAAGAAGTCGATGTCGAGGATTGTCTTACGGGTAGCTGTAAAAGTTGCCCTGAAGCCACTGCCTGCCAGACAAAGCTTTATCAACTAGTTTAACTAATTGATAAATGCCTCATAAAAATCCCTTACTTATGAACTGACCCCAGTTCATTATGTAGGGGATTTTTTTATCTAATGCGCAAGATGAATCATTTTCATCTTCCTATTTAATGATTTACTTTCCTAACTATCGCGGCATAATCCATTAAATATAGACGTAAAGACGTCTATTTAATTTCACTTTATAAGAATATAAAAATTATGCCAATAACTGAATTTTCATCAACGATCACCACAGGCGAGCAAGGCAGATTACAAATGCAATGCGCGTCACGCCAATTTCAATTTTTACTTGATGAACCTGTATCACTGGGAGGTAAAGACAGTGCAATGAATCCTGTGGAAGCACTATTAGGTACGTTAGGTGCTTGTAAAGGTATCGTGGCAAAAAGCTTCGCACGTATGCACCAAATTAATCTTAAAAATATTCGCATTGAAGTCAGAGGCGAATTAGATACCGATGGTTTTACCGGAAAAAATAAAGAAGCTAAAATCGGTTTTAGTAAAATTACGACCGAGTTTTTTATTGAAGCAGATAATAGCGAAGAAGAGATCGCTGCATTTATCGCTTTTATTGAACGCACTTGCCCTGTTGCCGACACAATAAAAAATGCACCGATTCTAGAAACTGCATTTCACCTCGAGAATGTACTTGCATAGTCAGTAGTTATTGCTGCCCTCAATAAAAGGGCGGCATTGTTATGGGAGGCATTGTTACAGTGCTTCTTTAAACCACGGTTGGCGTAATAACTTCTCAAATAACTGCTTATTTTCTTCACCAATAATGCTCACAATTTCGGTGATGATCTCTTGCTTTAGCTCATCGTAGCGTTGATAGCATTCTCGACCTAATTGAGTCATTTCGACACCTTTTAGCTTCTTACTGTCTTTCATATCAAACACATTAATTAAGCCTTTTTGCTCCAATTGCCGTATAAATTTATGAATGGCTTGTCTGGAAATCGCGACTGTTTTACTGATTTCAGCAATAGTGGCGGGTTCATACACAATACGTGACAAGATATACCATTCTGAATTAGCCAAATGGATATCACTTTGTGCGTTCCAGCAGGTATCAATGCGCGAACGCAACAAAGTGTGTTTTTCACTAATTAAATCAATAATATCAATCTGTTCCAATGAAATAGCCATGCTTCTCATCCTCTTTTTTCTGCCAGTATAACAGAATAAAGTTGTCAACTCAGTTGATCATATTCTTCATTTCCGTTATTTTCCATTACGTCAATCTAGTTGACATAATAAATAGGAAATAAATGTAATGAACAAAGCAGAAAAAATTGTCACTCAACCCCGTTCAATGATAAGTGTCTTAATGTTAGGGACATTTGTGGGGTTATTTGGTGAAACCGCGCTGAATATGGCGCTAACAAATCTGATGGAACAATTCGTAATTAGTGCTGGGTTAGCACAATGGCTTGTGACTGGATATCTACTGACTTTAGCTATCTTCGTACCTATCTCCGCAATTTTAGTTCGGTGGTTTAATACGAGAAGTTTGATCATTAGCGCATTATTGATATCACTATTAGGCTGTGTAGTTGCCGCACTTGCACCTAATTTCGCTATCCTGATGATTGGACGTGTTATTCAAGCAACGGGGACAGGGATTATCCTGCCGGTATTAATGAGTGCAGCTTTACTGATCTTTCCTCTTTATCAAAGAGGTGCTGTTATGGGTGTTATTGGTTTAACAATCACCTTGGCTCCTGCATTAGGCCCCACATTATCGGGTTTTATTTTAACCTCAATGAACTGGCATGCCATTTTTTGGATCAGTGCGCTATGTTATATCGCCGTTTTAGTCTTGGCTTTTCGTTCAATGGAACATATTGGTACTCTGACAAAACCTCGTATTGATATTATTTCACTCTTATTATCTTCTATCGGTTTTTCTGGTGTGATTTATGGATTAGCTGTATTAGCCGAACATTCAATTACTTCAGTAAATGTTTGGGGTTCAGTATTAATAGGTATCTTGAGTTTATTGCTGTTTTGCTGGCGACAAAAACAGCTCGCAACACCAATGATTAACCTTCAAATTTTTAAGCACTCAATATTCGTTGTCGGGTTATTAATGATGATAGTTTGCATGATGAGCGTATTATCCGTTGCGATCATTCTTCCTATCTATTTGAAAGACGTTCTACTATTCAGTGCTGCGATTGCAGGTATTTTATTACTACCCGGCAATATCATTAATGTGATTTTTTCACCATTAATTGGTTTTCTTTATAATCGATACGATGCCCGCTTTTTTGCCGTTATAGGTGCATTGTTTATGTTGTTGAGTGCCAGCATTTTCTTAGTTGTTATTAATGAATATACTGTGGCATGGAAAATTGTTATCGCCTTTATGTCGCTTTGTATGGGCGTAACCTGTGTCATTATGCCAGCGCAAACAACCGCATTAAGCGATTTAACGCCGGATCTTTATGCTGATGGCTCTGCTATTTGGAACACGCTATATCAAGTTTCTGGTGCATTAGGCACCTCTATCGCCATTACGTTAATGTCTTATTTTCGTGAAAACGCCTTATCACAAAATAGTGCTATCGCCGCCCTATCATTTGGTACACACGCCGTATTTTATTTCACATTAGCCTTGAGCATCATTGCGTTATTACTGGCTTTTCGACTGAAAAAACCATTAGCAAAAGCAACGTTATCCTCTAAATAATACTGTTTGAAACACGTTATCATTTCAGATAAAAAAAGAGCCCATATTAAGCCAAAAGGCATAACATGGGCTAAATCAGACAATTATTCAAAACTAACTAAGGGCGGAACTAAGTTATAAAAGTGAAAAGAGAAAGGGTAATCGTGAATAGTTACTCATTAAATTGATGAGCAAAATAGTCATCGCTATAAGCTTGGGCAAAATTAAATGAGGCTTTACGTTCAGCAAGGCGGAAGAACTTCTCAACCTCTTGTGCCGATAGCGTTGTAAAGGATTTTGATTTTTCAGAAAGCGTATTAAATGCACATTGTGAGAGTGTTTCGACTTTCGCCATATCAAATCCCACAAGTTTGCCATCACGTTTACGAATAACACCATCAGCAATAACCGTATCAACATCACTGCCTTTCGTCATTTGTACAACACAACCAGCTGGATTCATGGTTGGAACAAAATCGTCTTTATGGCGAATAACAATCACATCTGCTTTTTTACCCTCAGTAAGTGATCCAATTTCATCAGCAAGTCCCATAATTTCGGCACCACCTAATGTTACCCAGTGCAAAGCTTCTCTTACTGTTGGTGTGATTTCAAAAGGCATGGTATCGCGTTGATGCACCTTATCATTAGCAAGTGCACGTTCTATTTGAAGCGCAATATTCACTTGGGTAAACATATCATCGGTTGTCACACCAGTTAAATCCGTTCCCAATGCAAAAGGAATATCATGTTCAACACAAGCGCGATAAGGCAAAAAGCCCATTCCCATTTGTAATTCACTTGATGGAGTACTGACAACATACCCTCCAGTTTTGGCAACCAGTTTCCAATCTTCACCTGTTAATCCATTACTATGAGCATGTAAATGACCGGGTAAAAGCAAGCCTCTGTCGTCTAACTCGCGTAATCCTCGTAGCAACAGTGAGGTCTTGGCAGCTCCTGTATGTGACGCACATTTGATACCTAGCTCATCCGTTAATTTGATCTGTTTTGCTGAAATATCAAAAGGCACTGTGCCTAGATCAGAAATGAGCATTCCCATTTCCAAACGATCTTGTCCATTAAATTGGCTACCCGTGATTTCTCGTACGTTCGCTAATCGCTCATCTTGAGATTTAAAGCCAATAGGTTTGAAATCATAGACTTGCATTCCATAGGCATAAACACCACGAATACCACTATCTTTCATTGCTTGAATTGCATTGAGAGCATGTTCTGGTGTATTCACACAATCGTTAACTTCATAAACCGTTGTTGTACCTGCATTTAATGCACTGATATTACCCGCAAGTACCGCTGCATACATATTGTCAGCCGTTAAGACACTACCAAAAGCATAAAATGTATTAATTAAAAATGCAGGCAATGATTCCTCAGTTGATACACCACGAAAAAGCGACATCCAATCATGGCGGTGTGCATCCACCATTCCTGGCATAACAATCGCACCTTGAGCATCAATAAACTCAGCATCTTTATGAGAATCAAAGCCATCTATCGCCTGACTAATACCCGTAATGCGATTTCCTTCGATTAATAATGCACCATTAATAATGTCGCCATGTGTTTTATCCATTGTGATAAACGTGCCACCGCGGATCACTTTTTTACTATTTACCATTGTTTTTCCTAACCTCATTTAAAGTGTACTGTATAGTACAGTACATTAAAAATAAAGATCAACTCTGCGTAATTGATCATTTTTTTGTTAAGATCCAGAAAATAAAAAATAGGCTATTCTGATCCAGAGATTGATAATAAATTGAATATTCACTAATTTTAGTATTTTCAATAACATCAATAGTCTATATAAACCACGTATTTTCTATCTAGAAAAAATCCCTGTTGCACACAAAATGCTGAAGAGGAAAAATAAATGGCACAGAATGCCAAGGCTACCCCTTTAAATGAACGAGGTAAAAAAAGAGCCGACGCCATAATTAAAGCGGCAACAGAGATCTTTATTGAAAATGGCTACGAGAAAACAAGCCTTGATATGATAATCACCCGTTCTGGTGGCTCTCGCTCTACACTCTATGCGCATTTTGGTGATAAAGAAGGGTTACTTTCTGCCGTAATCGAGTCATTAATTAATGATATTTTTAGCGTCGAGAACAACCAAGAGCATATAAACACACCTTACGACGTGTTATACCAATTTGGCTCCTGCTTTATTCGTAAAATGCTTAATTCTAGTTCGATTGGTCTCTATCGTTTAATTATTGCTGAGTCAGCAAATCATCCCCAATTAAGTCAAAATTTCTACCTACTGGGTCCGCAAAAAGTATATGGACATCTTACTGAAAATTTACGTTCTATATTACCTTCGCTCTCTGAAAAACAGCTGTTTCCATTAGCGCAACATTTCACTGAAATGCTAAAGACTAAACTTTTTTTCGACAAACTCTATCTACCTGAAACAGTTATCACAGAGGAACAAATAAACGACCAAGTTGCCCTTTGTAGCCGTATTATTGCAACTTATATAGAGCACGAATTAAGTTTATCGAAAAATTAGGTTTAAACTCGCTATTTTTCGACTATAACCTACGCTTAATTGGCATGATAAGTGACACTACTTATTTAATATTAAAAGTAACATTACCTTTTTAAAGGATAATATTATGCCAATTATTGAGTTTTCATCAGTTATCACTAATGACGCATCTTCGCCCTTACAAATGCAATGTTCTTCACGACAATTTACGCTAATTGTCGATGAACCTGTTGCCTATGGCGGTGAAGACAGTGGTGTTAATCCCATTGAAGCATTACTCTCCTCAATTGGCGCATGTAAAGGGATTGTCGCTAAGAGCTTCGCACGGCTTCACCGTATTAAGCTTAAAAATATCCGTATTGAGATGAAAGGCGAGATCGATCCAGATGGATATATGGGAAAAAATAAGAGTGCAAAAATTGGCTTAAGTCGTCTTTCAACGCATTATTTTATCCAAGCCGATAATACAAAAGAGGAAATACAGGCGTTTATTGATTTTATTGAACACACTTGTCCGCTTTCTGACACTATCAAAAATGCCCCTATGTTTCATACCTTTGTTGAAATTGAATAAATAATATCTGCATAAAGAGATCTGCCTTAACTTAAATAAAGGCAGATCGTTAAGATAATCACGACTGAATATCACAAGCCTCAATTAACGCTTGAGTAAATTCATCTGGATGTGAAATAAATGGCGCATGAGCTGCATTACGGAAAATAACAGAAGGTGAATGAGGATAAATAGCATCTAATAATCCAGCTACTTTCCGAGGAACTAAGCCATCTAAATAACCATAAAAACGAATAAAAGGACAACTCAGCGTTTTTAACTCTTCTCGTAAATCCTCAGTACGCAAAATTTCTAGTCCACCATTAAGTACTTCGACAGAAGGGAGTGGTTGCTCTAATACTACTGACTTTAATGCCTTCATATCTTCACGCGCACTTTGTGTGCCCAATGTTTGCAGTGCTAAAAAACGTTCAACTGTACGATGAAAATTCTCGTTTAACTGCTGTTCAAACCCCTTTAACACTTCAGGTTTGATACCCGGCCAATCCTCATGAGCAGCAAAGCAAGGCGAAGAAGCCACTGTAATCAATGCTTGTACATTATTGGGATTATCTAAAACAACACGGCTGGCGACTAATCCCCCTAAAGACCATCCTAACCAAATGGCATTATCGGGGGCTTTGGTAAAAACAATGTCAGCCATCTCTTTTAATGTAAGAACAGGAAACCCTTGGCTACGACCATATCCTGGGAGATCAACAAGATGCAGTGTAAAATGCGAACTTAGTCGCGGTATTAATGATTGCCAGACCTCTGCATTCAATCCCCATCCGTGTAATAGCACAAGATGCGTTTTTCCTTCACCCATTGTCTGCCAATACAATTTATTCATTGTTATGCTCTCTTCTCTTAGTACAGGGATTTTCATTATGTGGATAACAATAGCAGGATATTGTTGGTTGTGTCGCCAACCCTTACATTATGATACTAAAGGTGTTTGTTCGAGTTGTATTCGACATTTACCTAAGCAGCATAACCGCTGCCCATGCTGTTTATATCCCTCATCTCACTCTATGATGCTATGTGGGCGCTGCTTGCAATCACCTCCATTATGGAAACAGATGTTGACAGTCACTGACTATCAACCGCCATTAAATAAATTATTACACCTTTATAAATACCAACCTCGCCCTCAAATAGCTTTATGTCTTGCACGACTTTTTCTATTGCGATGGCTTTCACATCGGCGAGAAAACTTGGTGCAGATACCTGACAGAATTATTAGCGTTCCTTCGCATCATCATCGCCGTTGGTCTAGAGGCTTTGAGCAAGTAGAAGCTATCGCTAAGCCTTTGGCAAGGTGGCTAAATTGTGCTTATCAACCGAATACCCTGATAAGAACTCGTGCTACACTGGTGCAAACGCATCTTAATGCCAAACAAAGGCAACAAAATTTAAAGAATGCATTTGTATTAAATAACACAGTGTCGGTATCAGGGAAAAATCTGGCACTAATTGATGATGTTATCACTACAGGCGCGACATTAAAGAGCATAGTACCCTTGTTATTTCGTGCGGGAGCACGCTCTGTTGAGGTATGGGCGATTTGCCGAACCTTGTAGTTAACCGCCAATTGGGCGTATGATAACCAACCAGAACAGTCAACTATTGAGCAAGACGATATGATTATTATTACTGATGCCGCACAGGCGCATTTTGCCAAACTACTGGCTAACCAAGAACCCAACACCCAAATTCGTGTATTCGTTATCAATCCAGGCACACCTAATGCTGAATGTGGCGTTTCATACTGCCCACCTGATGCCGTAGAGCCAAACGATACTGAAATTAAGTTCGAAAAACTTTCTGCGTATGTTGATGACATCAGCGCACCTTTCTTAGAAGATGCAGAAATTGACTTTGTCACTGACCAACTGGGCTCACAATTAACGCTGAAAGCACCTAACGCAAAAATGCGTAAAGTCGATGCTGATGCACCGTTAATTGAACGCGTCGAATACGTACTGCAATCACAAATTAACCCACAAT
It includes:
- the feoB gene encoding Fe(2+) transporter permease subunit FeoB; this translates as MTPLTIGLIGNPNAGKTTLFNQLTGSRQRVGNWAGVTVERKVGRFTTANHKIELVDLPGTYSLTTISEQTSLDEQIACHFILSNEADMLINVVDASNLERNLYLTLQLLELGIPCIVALNMLDIAEHQDMQIDINALSEQLGCPVIPMISTKASGIDKLKEAIDTFPAEKKKPQELLTSYPLWLLNEVETLAEKINHDEFNLQQRRWMALQCLEGDIYTHQRAQVTSEDIKAIRQRIQDEHNNEPELVIADARYQNIERICHAVINMESIKPNILTQNIDKVILNRWLGVPIFLFVMYLMFVLAINIGGALQPAFEGGSEAIFIHGIQWIGATFNFPEWLTIFLAQGVGGGINTVLPLVPQIGMMYLFLSILEDSGYMARAAFVMDRLMQALGLPGKSFVPLIVGFGCNVPSIMGARTLDAPRERLITVLMAPFMSCGARLAIFAVFAAAFFGKNGASVVFSLYLLGIVVAILTGLLLKHTIMRGEASPFVMELPVYHVPHLKTLLMQTWQRLKGFVVRAGKVIIIASMFIGALNSFTFSGKPADNINDSALASVSKVITPLLQPIGVHNDNWQATVGLVTGAMAKEVVVGTLNTLYTAESIVNEPFDPEEFDLWGEIGDAFGETWDSLKETFTLAALSNPIEASKGDGEMDTGTMGTMGAKFGSGIAAYSYLIFVLLYVPCVSVMGAIARETSRGWMTFSILWGLNIAYSLAALFYQTATFSEHPQSSTITIAAVVIFNLVLFILLRNARNRLTINLSNKSSLTKQCCSKGSCH
- a CDS encoding FeoC-like transcriptional regulator, whose product is MASLIEVRDCIALNGRADARLISHQLNMPEPLVQAMLERLTLMGKLQEVDVEDCLTGSCKSCPEATACQTKLYQLV
- a CDS encoding OsmC family protein; the protein is MPITEFSSTITTGEQGRLQMQCASRQFQFLLDEPVSLGGKDSAMNPVEALLGTLGACKGIVAKSFARMHQINLKNIRIEVRGELDTDGFTGKNKEAKIGFSKITTEFFIEADNSEEEIAAFIAFIERTCPVADTIKNAPILETAFHLENVLA
- a CDS encoding MarR family winged helix-turn-helix transcriptional regulator; protein product: MAISLEQIDIIDLISEKHTLLRSRIDTCWNAQSDIHLANSEWYILSRIVYEPATIAEISKTVAISRQAIHKFIRQLEQKGLINVFDMKDSKKLKGVEMTQLGRECYQRYDELKQEIITEIVSIIGEENKQLFEKLLRQPWFKEAL
- a CDS encoding DHA2 family efflux MFS transporter permease subunit, translated to MNKAEKIVTQPRSMISVLMLGTFVGLFGETALNMALTNLMEQFVISAGLAQWLVTGYLLTLAIFVPISAILVRWFNTRSLIISALLISLLGCVVAALAPNFAILMIGRVIQATGTGIILPVLMSAALLIFPLYQRGAVMGVIGLTITLAPALGPTLSGFILTSMNWHAIFWISALCYIAVLVLAFRSMEHIGTLTKPRIDIISLLLSSIGFSGVIYGLAVLAEHSITSVNVWGSVLIGILSLLLFCWRQKQLATPMINLQIFKHSIFVVGLLMMIVCMMSVLSVAIILPIYLKDVLLFSAAIAGILLLPGNIINVIFSPLIGFLYNRYDARFFAVIGALFMLLSASIFLVVINEYTVAWKIVIAFMSLCMGVTCVIMPAQTTALSDLTPDLYADGSAIWNTLYQVSGALGTSIAITLMSYFRENALSQNSAIAALSFGTHAVFYFTLALSIIALLLAFRLKKPLAKATLSSK
- a CDS encoding amidohydrolase family protein yields the protein MVNSKKVIRGGTFITMDKTHGDIINGALLIEGNRITGISQAIDGFDSHKDAEFIDAQGAIVMPGMVDAHRHDWMSLFRGVSTEESLPAFLINTFYAFGSVLTADNMYAAVLAGNISALNAGTTTVYEVNDCVNTPEHALNAIQAMKDSGIRGVYAYGMQVYDFKPIGFKSQDERLANVREITGSQFNGQDRLEMGMLISDLGTVPFDISAKQIKLTDELGIKCASHTGAAKTSLLLRGLRELDDRGLLLPGHLHAHSNGLTGEDWKLVAKTGGYVVSTPSSELQMGMGFLPYRACVEHDIPFALGTDLTGVTTDDMFTQVNIALQIERALANDKVHQRDTMPFEITPTVREALHWVTLGGAEIMGLADEIGSLTEGKKADVIVIRHKDDFVPTMNPAGCVVQMTKGSDVDTVIADGVIRKRDGKLVGFDMAKVETLSQCAFNTLSEKSKSFTTLSAQEVEKFFRLAERKASFNFAQAYSDDYFAHQFNE
- a CDS encoding TetR/AcrR family transcriptional regulator; translation: MAQNAKATPLNERGKKRADAIIKAATEIFIENGYEKTSLDMIITRSGGSRSTLYAHFGDKEGLLSAVIESLINDIFSVENNQEHINTPYDVLYQFGSCFIRKMLNSSSIGLYRLIIAESANHPQLSQNFYLLGPQKVYGHLTENLRSILPSLSEKQLFPLAQHFTEMLKTKLFFDKLYLPETVITEEQINDQVALCSRIIATYIEHELSLSKN
- a CDS encoding OsmC family protein encodes the protein MPIIEFSSVITNDASSPLQMQCSSRQFTLIVDEPVAYGGEDSGVNPIEALLSSIGACKGIVAKSFARLHRIKLKNIRIEMKGEIDPDGYMGKNKSAKIGLSRLSTHYFIQADNTKEEIQAFIDFIEHTCPLSDTIKNAPMFHTFVEIE
- the bioH gene encoding pimeloyl-ACP methyl ester esterase BioH produces the protein MNKLYWQTMGEGKTHLVLLHGWGLNAEVWQSLIPRLSSHFTLHLVDLPGYGRSQGFPVLTLKEMADIVFTKAPDNAIWLGWSLGGLVASRVVLDNPNNVQALITVASSPCFAAHEDWPGIKPEVLKGFEQQLNENFHRTVERFLALQTLGTQSAREDMKALKSVVLEQPLPSVEVLNGGLEILRTEDLREELKTLSCPFIRFYGYLDGLVPRKVAGLLDAIYPHSPSVIFRNAAHAPFISHPDEFTQALIEACDIQS
- the gntX gene encoding DNA utilization protein GntX encodes the protein MWITIAGYCWLCRQPLHYDTKGVCSSCIRHLPKQHNRCPCCLYPSSHSMMLCGRCLQSPPLWKQMLTVTDYQPPLNKLLHLYKYQPRPQIALCLARLFLLRWLSHRRENLVQIPDRIISVPSHHHRRWSRGFEQVEAIAKPLARWLNCAYQPNTLIRTRATLVQTHLNAKQRQQNLKNAFVLNNTVSVSGKNLALIDDVITTGATLKSIVPLLFRAGARSVEVWAICRTL
- the nfuA gene encoding Fe-S biogenesis protein NfuA — encoded protein: MIIITDAAQAHFAKLLANQEPNTQIRVFVINPGTPNAECGVSYCPPDAVEPNDTEIKFEKLSAYVDDISAPFLEDAEIDFVTDQLGSQLTLKAPNAKMRKVDADAPLIERVEYVLQSQINPQLAGHGGRVSLMEITEDGYAILQFGGGCNGCSMIDVTLKDGIEKELLNLFPDELKGVKDLTEHQRGEHSYY